Proteins found in one Apostichopus japonicus isolate 1M-3 chromosome 16, ASM3797524v1, whole genome shotgun sequence genomic segment:
- the LOC139983061 gene encoding uncharacterized protein, which yields MNRAIELQDYPVQPIFMQPGRLPGHHQRYPPGYYPHIQPQQGFYPPDNRQDQNSFCKDLFLAFAAILVIFCCFPMGLCFGIPAIFCIFQAKDEEARGSLGESQRSRLYSLSISAIGCCVGLLLTIVVVTYYALTYEETTQDSTFNNYVL from the exons ATGAACCGTGCTATCGAAT TACAAGATTATCCTGTACAACCGATATTTATGCAGCCAGGTCGGTTACCAGGACATCACCAGCGATACCCACCTGGGTATTACCCACATATCCAACCACAACAAGGTTTT TATCCACCTGATAACCGCCAGGACCAAAACAGCTTTTGTAAAGATCTTTTCTTAGCCTTTGCCGCCATCTTAGTCATATTTTGTTGCTTTCCGATGGGATTGTGTTTTGGGATTCCAGCGATTTTCTGCATATTTCAG GCTAAAGATGAAGAGGCCAGAGGCAGCTTAGGTGAAAGTCAAAGAAGTAGACTGTATTCCCTCTCTATTTCAGCCATAGGATGCTGTGTTGGGTTACTCCTAACGATCGTTGTAGTAACTTACTATGCCCTTACTTATGAGGAGACAACACAGGACAGTACGTTTAATAACTACGTTTTATAA
- the LOC139983062 gene encoding uncharacterized protein translates to MGWFALCRYWGVWVTICKEEARNDCDVFSNIDCLQHHCGNWHFNEQFAIMADKTDGRTDGRTDGRTDGRTDGRTDGRTDGRTDGRTDGRTDGRTDGRTDGRTDGRTDGRTDGRTDGRTDGRTDGRKEGRTDRQTVRCSGTEE, encoded by the exons ATGGGGTGGTTTG CTCTTTGTCGTTACTGGGGTGTTTGGGTTACTATCTGCAAAGAAGAGGCGAGGAATG ATTGTGACGTATTTAGTAACATCGATTGTTTGCAGCACCACTGCGGGAATTGGCATTTTAATGAACAGTTTGCAATCATGG CAGATaagacggacggacggacggacggacggacggacggacggacggacggacggacggacggacggacggacggacggacggacggacggacggacggacggacggacggacggacggacggacggacggacggacggacggacggacggacggacggacggacggacggacggacggacggacggacggacggacggacggacggacggacggacggacggaagGAAGGAAGGACGGACAGACAGACCGTCCGGTGTTCAGGCACTGAAGAatag